In Capsicum annuum cultivar UCD-10X-F1 chromosome 7, UCD10Xv1.1, whole genome shotgun sequence, one genomic interval encodes:
- the LOC107878532 gene encoding probable glutathione S-transferase: MANDEVILLGFWPSMFGMRPRIALEEKEVKYEYREEELMEANKSPLLLQMNPIHKKIPVLIHNGKPICESFIAVEYIDEVWKDKAPLLPSDPYDRAQARFWADYIDKKLYIPAKTIHITKGDEQEAATKEFIEVLKVLEGVLGDKAYFGGDNFGYLDIALIGFYCWFHTYETYGNFSIEAECPKIVAWGKRCMQMDSVAKILPDQQKVLKLAKVLRQIYGLE, from the exons ATGGCTAATGATGAGGTGATTCTGTTGGGTTTCTGGCCAAGCATGTTTGGCATGAGGCCTAGGATTGCACTTGAAGAAAAAGAGGTAAAATATGAGTATAGAGAAGAGGAATTGATGGAAGCCAACAAGAGTCCACTGCTTTTACAGATGAATCCTATCCACAAGAAAATACCAGTTTTGATTCACAATGGAAAACCAATCTGTGAGTCTTTTATTGCAGTTGAGTATATTGATGAAGTGTGGAAGGATAAAGCCCCTTTGCTTCCTTCCGATCCTTATGACAGAGCACAAGCTAGATTCTGGGCTGACTACATTGACAAAAAG TTGTATATTCCTGCAAAGACGATACATATAACAAAGGGAGATGAGCAGGAGGCTGCTACGAAAGAATTCATAGAAGTCCTTAAAGTGCTGGAGGGAGTACTGGGAGACAAGGCTTATTTTGGAGGGGATAACTTTGGTTATTTGGATATTGCTCTGATTGGGTTCTACTGCTGGTTTCATACCTATGAGACTTACGGTAACTTCAGCATAGAGGCTGAGTGCCCAAAGATTGTGGCTTGGGGCAAGAGGTGCATGCAGATGGACAGTGTGGCGAAGATTTTGCCAGACCAACAGAAGGTCCTTAAGCTTGCAAAAGTTCTTAGGCAGATATATGGACTTGAATAA
- the LOC107878533 gene encoding probable glutathione S-transferase, whose translation MANDEVILLGFWASVFGIRPRIALEEKEVKYEYREEELVGYVKSPLLLQMNPIHKKIPVLIHNGKPICESFIGVEYIDEVWKDKAPLLPSDPYDRAQARFWADYIDKKLYDPAKKMHTTKGDELEAAKKELIEVLKVLEGVLGDETYFGGDNFGYLDIALIGFYGWFLTYETYGNFSIEAECPKIVAWGKRCMQRDTVAKTLPDQQKVLEFAKLVRQMIGLE comes from the exons ATGGCTAATGATGAGGTGATTCTGTTGGGTTTCTGGGCCAGTGTGTTCGGTATTAGGCCAAGGATTGCACTTGAAGAAAAAGAGGTAAAATATGAGTATAGAGAAGAGGAATTGGTGGGTTACGTCAAAAGTCCACTGCTTTTACAGATGAATCCTATACACAAGAAAATACCGGTTTTGATTCACAATGGAAAACCAATCTGTGAGTCTTTTATTGGAGTTGAGTACATTGATGAAGTGTGGAAGGATAAAGCTCCTTTGCTTCCTTCTGATCCTTATGACAGAGCACAAGCTAGATTCTGGGCTGACTACATTGACAAGAAG TTGTATGATCCTGCAAAGAAGATGCATACAACAAAGGGAGATGAGCTGGAGGCAGCTAAGAAAGAACTCATAGAAGTCCTTAAAGTGCTGGAGGGAGTACTTGGAGACGAGACTTATTTTGGAGGGGATAACTTTGGTTATTTGGATATTGCTCTGATTGGGTTCTACGGCTGGTTTCTTACCTATGAGACTTATGGTAACTTCAGCATAGAAGCTGAGTGCCCAAAGATTGTGGCTTGGGGCAAGAGGTGCATGCAGAGGGACACTGTTGCTAAGACTTTGCCAGACCAACAGAAGGTCCTTGAGTTTGCAAAACTTGTTAGGCAGATGATTGGACTTGAATAA